The sequence CGGTTATTTCGGCTTCGGCCTCTCGACCACCATCGTCGGCATTCTGGTCGGTTCCACCCTGATCCTGATGTATCAGCGCCGCCTGGGATTTCCGCTGCGGCCCCTGCTGCTGCACCTGCTGAAGATCGTGCCGATTGCGGCGCTGGCGGGGTTGGCGGCCTGGGGTGTGTCGCACGTGCTGCCAGCGCCGGGCAGCTTTCTGCCGGGCTTGCTGGGGCTGGTGGTGGCGGGCGGTGTGGGCGGCGCAGTGTATCTGGCGCTGGCCCTGGCCCTGAGATTGCCGGAACTTCAGGGGCTGCTGAAGAGAGTCAGGCGGTAGATAAACGGGTGGCCTGGAGGCACGGCCAGAAAAACCTGAGAGCGGCAAGTCGGCTGGGGCTTTCCTGCACGCCTTCAGTCCACCTTCAGCTCTGCCTGCCCTTCTCCCGCCCTATCCGCGATGAGTGCGCCTGCCACCGTTTCGGCGCTCATGGCTCCTTTGGGGGTGCGGCCCACCTGCTCCCACAGGGCCGTTTCGACGGCGGGCGGCAGGACCAGCGTCAGGGTCTTGCCGCGTGCCTCGACTCTGGCGACTTGCAGCAGGCTGCTCAGCGCCGCCTTGCTCGCCGCGTACTGTGAGAAGCCGCGCACCGTGACCAGTTCGGGCCGCGCTCCGATGAAGTACATTCGCCCGCCTGCTGCCAGGGTGGGCAGGCCGTATTTCAGCACCCACAGCGCCCCGAAATAGTTGGCGTTCCATACGCGGCGCACGGCGTCCGGCGTGGCGGCGTTCAGCGCTTCCGGGTAAGCCGACCCTGCCGCATACACAACGGTGTCCAGCGGCGTTTCCAGCCCTGCGAACAGTGTTTTGATGTGGCTTTCATACCCCAGGTCGGCCCGCAGCGGCGTAGCTCCCAGTTCGGCAGCCAGCGCATTCAGTTTCGCGTCGTCGCGCCCGCTCAGCCACAGCCGGTCGTCTTTCCAACCGCGTGCCACTGCCGAACCGATTCCGCCCGTTGCTCCTAAGACCAGTGTTGACATGCTTCAGCACAGCACGGCGGCCCTTCGAAGATGGTATGCCTTCTTGCCAGCCGTTCAACTCACCGCTATCCATCATGCGCCTTTTCGTCAGAGGGGTTGGTGCATTTTCACCTGACACACTCATGAACGCATGGGTAGACTGTGCCACCGGGAACAGAAGACAACCTACACAACGCTGATCTCCCGGCGAACGCACTTCAAAAAGAGGGGTGGAATGGTGCATATCTACAAGCTGTCCGGGCGAAACGTCGAGGTCACTGAAGCGCTGCGCGATTACGTCGAGAGCAAGTTGACGCGCCTGGACCGATACAGTGGTCAGATTACCGACGCACGTGTGACGCTGACTGTCCGTGATGTGCGTGACGCGGGACGCCGCAACCGGGTCGAGGTGCAGCTCAATGTGCCGCACGGCATCATCCGGGCCGAGGAACACCACGCCGACATGTACGCCGCCATCGACCACGCTTCGGATGTGCTGGAGCGCCAGCTCCGCAAGTTCAAGACCCGTTACCTGAAGCAGCGCGAAGACAACAGCGAGGCCGCCGAGCTGGAAACCCCGGTGCTGCCGCCGCTGTCGCTGGACGATGTCAGCGAGTTTCGCCCGGAAATCGTGCGCCAGAAGCGCTTCGAGATGCGTCCTATGACGCCGGAAGACGCCGCCGCACAGATGGAAGCGCTTGGACACGACTTCTACGTATTCATCTCGGCCAGCAGCAACGGCTGCGGCGTGGTGTACCGCCGCAAAGACGGCCACTACGGACTGATCGAACCGAAACTGTAGCGGCAGGGTGGGTATGGGGCGGCACTCGGCGTGAGCGGGGTGCCGCCTGTGTGTTATACCAGCCGTTCCCGCGCAGTCAGGGCGTCGTGTGCAAGCTGAGCCTTCAACTCGTCCAGCCCGCCGAAACGCTGCTCGCCCCGCAGAAAGCTCCAGAATTTCACCTGCACCTCCTGCCCGTATAGGTCGCCGCTGAAGTCGAACAGATTGACCTCGAAGCGCAGCTCCTTGCCGTTGACGGTAGGGCGGTAGCCGACATTCGCCATGCCGCCGAAGGTGCCCTGCTCGGTGATCGTCTTGGCGGCAAATACGCCCAGCGGCAGCGCTTTGCCGTCGGGTACGCGGATGTTGGCGGTGGGGTAGCCGATGGTGCGCCCCAGCTGATCGCCCTGCACCACCACGCCCTGTGCGTCGTAGTGGCGGCCCAGAAAGCGGGCGGCTCCCTCCACGTCGCCCAGCCGCAGCATCTCGCGGATACGGGTGCTCTTGATATCTTCGCCGCCCAGACTGTGCATCGGCAGCGCCACCACGTCGCTGCACACGGTTTTCAGGTCGTCCAGTCCTCCGGCCCGCCCCTTGCCGAAATGAAAATCCTCTCCGATCACCAGGGCGCGGGGGCGCAGCGTTCGCAGGTCGTCGAGAAAGGCGTCTTTGGGGCGGGCCGCGAACTCGGTGGTAAACGGCACAGCGACCACTTCATCGATGCCGTAGCGCGTCAGCAGATCGAGCTTTTCGGGCAGCGTGGACAGAAATTCCACGCCCTGCATCAGCACGCGGGTGGGCGGGTCGAAGGTGTAGACCACGCTGGGCACGCGGTAATGCCGGGCGCGTTCTTTCAGGCGGGCCAGCAGCGCCTGATGCCCCAGATGCATGCCGTCGAACGACCCGACCGCCACCACCGTTTCGGTATCGGGCCGCTGGGCAGGGGAGATGTAGGTTTTCAAGGCTGACCCGCCAGCGCCTGCTGGGCAAACAGCGCCGCAGTCACGGTCGAGGCGCTGCCGACCAGCGTGCCGTCTTTCAGGCGAGACAACACTTCACCGGGAGTCAGCCACAGCACTTCGATTTCTTCGTCGTCGTCCATCGGCAGCCGCGACTCGCGCATATTGTTGGCCCGGAACACGTACAGTTCCTCGTCGCAGAAGCCGGGGCTGCTGTAAAAACGCGTCAGCAGTTCCATGTCGGCGTCCAGACCCGTTTCCTCCTGAAGTTCGCGGCGGGCGGCCTGCTCGGGGGTTTCGCCCTCATCGATCAGGCCCGCCGGAGCCTCGACGCTGTGCTGACCGATGGCCCGGCGCATCTGACGCACGCACAGCATCTGCCCGTGCTCGTTCAGCGCCAGGATGCACACGGCGCTCTTATGGCGCACGATCTCCCATTTGTTGTCCTGAAGTTCCAGTCGAACGATGTGTCCGTCGTAGAGGACGGTGGTGTTTTCCGGCGTGCTGGTCATGAGGCGAGTGTAGAGCAAGCGGTGATAGCGTTGAAGCATGAAGGGAGCTGTTCTGCTGCTGTCGGGTGTGCCGGGCACCGGAAAATCGTCGCTGGCACAGGCGTGGCTGCGTACCTTCCCGCGTGGTCTGCATCTGCCGGTCGATACCCTGCGCGAACTGGTGGTGTCGGGCATTGCCCACCCGTCGCTCAGCGCCGATCCCGAGGCCGCCCGTCAGTTTGCGCTGGCCCGCCGGGTCGCCTTTTCTGCCGCCGCGCTGTACGCCCATGCAGGCTTTGCCGTCGCCATCGATGATGTGATCTGGCCGCATGACCCGGACGCGCTGAGCGCCGAACTGCTGGGCGGCCTGAGCGTCTCACGCCTCTTTCTGACAGCCCAGCTGGAAACCGTGCTGGAACGCAACCGAACCCGGACAGGCAAGCCGTTCGAGCCTGAAATGCTGGAACCGATCATCCGGGTGCTGCATGCTTCGATGAATCCGGCAGACTTCGCGGCGGCAGGCTGGCAGATTATCAGCAGCGAAGGGAAAGCGCTCGCTCATACGCTGGAAACTGTTCTAAAAAACGGCGCTCCTTCCCGTGTATGGGAAAGGAGCGCCGCTGGCCTTGAATCTGAAGTCTAGTTCAGTCCCGGTCGCCCTTCCTCAGGAAGGTGGGAATTTCGTAGTCTTTGGGGTCGTAGCTGCTGCCGCCGCGCACCTTGATGATGGTGTCGAGCTGCCCGCCGCGCCCGGTTCCGGCAATCGAAGCCGGGCCGTCGCCAAAGCCGGTGGCGATGACCGTCACGCGCACCTCGTCTCCGGCGTTCTCGTCGGTGGTGATGCCGAACAGGATGTCGGGGTCGTCGTAGCCGGTGGCTTCACGAATCTTTTCGACGATCTCGTTGGCCTCGAACATCGAGAGGTCGTGGCCGCCGGTCACATTGACCAGAATTCGCCGTGCGCCCTCGACGCCGCGTTCCAGCAGCGGGCTGTTGATTGCGCTCGATGCCGCCTCTTCCGCCAGCTTTTCGCCGCGCCCGGTGCCGATGCCCATGAGCACCGCGCCCGCACCCGACAGCAGGTTGCGAACGTCGGCAAAGTCCACGTTGATCATGCCCTCGACATTGATCACGTCGCTGATGCCCTTCACGCCGTAGTACAGCACCCGGTCGGCGATCAGGAACGCTTCGCGCAGCGGCGCTTTCTTCTCGATGGCGGTCAGCAGCTTCTGATTGTTCACCACGATCATGCCGTCGACCCGCTCCGACAGTTTCACGATGCCTTCGTCGGCCACCCGCTTGCGCTTTGGCCCCTCGAACTCGAAGGGGCGCGTCACGATGCCCACCGTCAGAATGCCCATTTCACGGGCGATATCGGCCACGACCGGGGCGCTGCCGGTGCCGGTGCCGCCGCCCATGCCCGCCGTAATGAACAGCATGTCGGTGTCGTCGAGATATTCCTTGATCCGTTCGCGGTCTTCCAGGGCAGCTTTCTCGCCCACCTCGGGGTCGGCTCCGGCTCCCAGACCCCGCGTCAGGCGGTCGCCGAGTTGAATCCGCACCT is a genomic window of Deinococcus ruber containing:
- a CDS encoding SDR family NAD(P)-dependent oxidoreductase, with amino-acid sequence MSTLVLGATGGIGSAVARGWKDDRLWLSGRDDAKLNALAAELGATPLRADLGYESHIKTLFAGLETPLDTVVYAAGSAYPEALNAATPDAVRRVWNANYFGALWVLKYGLPTLAAGGRMYFIGARPELVTVRGFSQYAASKAALSSLLQVARVEARGKTLTLVLPPAVETALWEQVGRTPKGAMSAETVAGALIADRAGEGQAELKVD
- the hpf gene encoding ribosome hibernation-promoting factor, HPF/YfiA family, whose product is MHIYKLSGRNVEVTEALRDYVESKLTRLDRYSGQITDARVTLTVRDVRDAGRRNRVEVQLNVPHGIIRAEEHHADMYAAIDHASDVLERQLRKFKTRYLKQREDNSEAAELETPVLPPLSLDDVSEFRPEIVRQKRFEMRPMTPEDAAAQMEALGHDFYVFISASSNGCGVVYRRKDGHYGLIEPKL
- the ribF gene encoding riboflavin biosynthesis protein RibF; this encodes MKTYISPAQRPDTETVVAVGSFDGMHLGHQALLARLKERARHYRVPSVVYTFDPPTRVLMQGVEFLSTLPEKLDLLTRYGIDEVVAVPFTTEFAARPKDAFLDDLRTLRPRALVIGEDFHFGKGRAGGLDDLKTVCSDVVALPMHSLGGEDIKSTRIREMLRLGDVEGAARFLGRHYDAQGVVVQGDQLGRTIGYPTANIRVPDGKALPLGVFAAKTITEQGTFGGMANVGYRPTVNGKELRFEVNLFDFSGDLYGQEVQVKFWSFLRGEQRFGGLDELKAQLAHDALTARERLV
- a CDS encoding NUDIX domain-containing protein; amino-acid sequence: MTSTPENTTVLYDGHIVRLELQDNKWEIVRHKSAVCILALNEHGQMLCVRQMRRAIGQHSVEAPAGLIDEGETPEQAARRELQEETGLDADMELLTRFYSSPGFCDEELYVFRANNMRESRLPMDDDEEIEVLWLTPGEVLSRLKDGTLVGSASTVTAALFAQQALAGQP
- a CDS encoding AAA family ATPase — its product is MKGAVLLLSGVPGTGKSSLAQAWLRTFPRGLHLPVDTLRELVVSGIAHPSLSADPEAARQFALARRVAFSAAALYAHAGFAVAIDDVIWPHDPDALSAELLGGLSVSRLFLTAQLETVLERNRTRTGKPFEPEMLEPIIRVLHASMNPADFAAAGWQIISSEGKALAHTLETVLKNGAPSRVWERSAAGLESEV
- the ftsZ gene encoding cell division protein FtsZ, which translates into the protein MQAAKIRVIGLGGAGNNAVNRMIESGLEGVEFIAGNTDAQVLSKSHAEVRIQLGDRLTRGLGAGADPEVGEKAALEDRERIKEYLDDTDMLFITAGMGGGTGTGSAPVVADIAREMGILTVGIVTRPFEFEGPKRKRVADEGIVKLSERVDGMIVVNNQKLLTAIEKKAPLREAFLIADRVLYYGVKGISDVINVEGMINVDFADVRNLLSGAGAVLMGIGTGRGEKLAEEAASSAINSPLLERGVEGARRILVNVTGGHDLSMFEANEIVEKIREATGYDDPDILFGITTDENAGDEVRVTVIATGFGDGPASIAGTGRGGQLDTIIKVRGGSSYDPKDYEIPTFLRKGDRD